In Neodiprion virginianus isolate iyNeoVirg1 chromosome 6, iyNeoVirg1.1, whole genome shotgun sequence, the genomic window TGAACAACTGTCTCCAATCGCTGTCGAAGATGGAACAGAAAGTCAGTGGGGATTTTCGAACCAAGTTCTACGGAACCGCTTTTGAGGAGGGTACGACTCACCTGATTTGAGGTAGCATGCTCCGTAGCTGTAATGGTAGTCGGATTCACAGTCGCAACTCGTTGTGTTTGTCTCTACGGCATCAGTCGTCGATGTGACGACTGCGCAATAGGTGTTGCTCAGGGTGGTCGAACACTGGATGTCCGATTCGCAAGATTCGCCGTAGGTTGCCACTGATTCGAGATAAACGGTTAAAAGTCGAACTCTGTTTCCCAGGTCAAGAAACAAGCTTAAGTAGAATTCTCAGTGTCTCGACGAAAGGACAGAATTCTCTCTTGCTAGCAATACTGCTCcgagtataataattttatcaccTGGTAAACAAGAAGTGCTCTCATCTGACACGAAGTCGTCACCGCAAGCACAGACCAAGTCATCGGTGCACGTCGAGTTTGCCACGGAACAATCGCTGTCGGAAGAGCAGGTCGCGTTTATCCCTTGAAAAAAGTATACGTTCATGGTGAAACCTTCCGACCTTCGTCATCGGGCAAAGTAAAGAGCTGATTCTTACCTGTCGCACAAGCTTCGTCAACCTCGTAATAATAGTCGGGACAAGTGCAAACCAAATCGACGCAAGCCGAGTTGGCCGCCGTGCAGTCACTGTCCTCTTCGCAAACATCGCCGAGTTCTAAAGAAAACATTGTGAaataggaaaagaaaatggaaataggataaaaaatttttatactgtttCTTAGAGATTTCTACTCACTGAAACCGggaaaaataccaaaaaaataccatcacgtcaggttttttcttgaactcgtgtttgtagtttcatGTAGAGTGAAACTCCCGTTCAACTCGAAATCTGATATCCTATtcttgattataaaaattctatgCCAAAGTGACTTCTTACTTTCAATTAGTTTGTATTAGAGTGAAACTCGAGAATGAATACAAACAGGgaaacagaaaatggaaaCCGAAAACGTGTTcggaaaaatatcaaagagaagaagaaaaggctTCATAAGCAATAACAATGAACACGGAATGTTAAGTACATTTCAcaatgaaattgttttgaaatattgttcaGTTAATTGTGATGAaatcgtgtattttttttttcattattctcaTGCTTGTTTAAGCAAACACcttttattttgcaaaaaaagtCATTTTTGGATTCGGCACTctcgataaaataatatttaccaaaaagatCCCATGCGGCTgacatgaaatatttttttgcaaacccGTGTAATCAGAGAGAGCCACTGACCTGCGTTGTCACTTTTGCAGAGCGTGTTGTCCGAGTTGGCACTGGTTCCGTTGGGACAAGTGCATACAGAGTTCGAGCAGGACAACTCGACGTCGAGATCTTCAACGTAGCAGTCTTCGTCGGCCTGGCAAGACTCGCCAATGCCCTTGTTCACCCAGCAAAAAAGCTCTTCCTCAACCCAGTGAGAGCCTTCGTCACAGAGACAGCGTTTACTTTGGCAGGAAGCGTCGGGACCGAATATGTAGCACTGTTCGTCCCACAGGCAAGAATAGTTGTAGACTTTGGTAGCtgcaagaattttttcgttatttataaCAAGAGCGCGGAGCAGGGTCAGATTATCGTGAACAACGGGCAAAGCACCGAAAAATAACACAATAACTCACTTTTTCTGCATATCCTCTGAGTTAGCGAAGTCACTGTGGAGTAACCGCAACTCCAGGTACCGTTGCGGCAAAGAGAATTCGTGATCGTCACGTCATCGTCGTCGCTGCACTCTTCGCCGATTTCTGGACTCGTCGTAAAGAAGGTAAAACATCGATAAGGTTTGGTAAAGTTACTGTAACGTCGTGATTTAAACTCTCCCTCCATCGATTGTAAACTGCCAACATTTTGCGCAGCAGGAAAAGCGAACGCCGAGACGTCGGGATCGTTAATAATAGGTGTACTGACCTGGTACGCAGGTGCTCAGGTCGCTGGAAGCGAAGTAGGCTCTGTTGCAGATGCAGGTACCAGCCGCACCGCATTTCGAGTTTGCAAGGGTTGAGCAATTGTCGTTTGACACGCATTCGGTGCCAACCGCTGCCGGATTGATAAGAAGAATTATCGTTTCTCGAACCGTTGAACTCGTCTCGAAGGCTCGTTACGAGTTCTCGAGGTCAATTCAAGGACTACGAACAAAGTACGGAAACCATGCTTACTGGCATTCTCGTCGACACGGCCCAGACTCCTGGTGACGCGACCCTCGACATCCAGTCTGGTTGTCGTCGTATTGACCGTTGTATCGTAGGTGCAAACGTAGCTGCTGTTGCAGACGCCGTTCTCGAACTGACAGTCGATATCCACGGCGCACTCGTCACCCTCGGCTGGGAGAGATCGAAAGAAAGGATTTTAGGACTCGGTGATGATGTCGGTAACCCGGTAAATAATTCGTCAGTAAAACTCACAGTAACCCCCGCGACGACAGGTACGATATTCCCGCTGGTAGAAACCGTCGCTACAAACGCAGACGCCGTCGACGCAGGATGTTGCCTCGTTGTCGGCGTTAACGTAGCAGTTGACGTCGGCCTCGCAAGCCTCACCCAGTCCTTAGAACGAAACAACGCATAGAACCCGAGCATGATAGATGGGAATTGTTGGTCAATTGGGAAAGTGGCTCACCGGAAGAGGCGTAACACCTTCCATGAATGTAGTGGTAGCCGTCACCGCACGTGCAGACCGAATCCTCGCAGACTCCACCGGTCAGAAGATAGGTGCTGCACTGAAGTATCTCGGTACACGAGTCGCCGTAGGCTGTCGCGACTTGAGGAAATTGGCAAAGATTCGTTAACGGTTCGAGGCGATACTGATCGGGTTCTTACCCAGAATGCAGGACGTCATGTTCGCGTTGTACATGTAGCCACCCGCGCATTCACAGTAACCGTCGACGCAGGAGCTGTTAGAAATCGTGCAGTCAGTGTCCGACGAACAGTCCCACGTAGACACTCTGCTCAGAAGTGATGATTCAAGATCAGAATCCGAGCTCGTGCTGGACACGGATCCTGGAAATCGGAGCATGGTGTAGTAGCTTTCGAATCATGCCGATTTCGAATCATTCTCTGTGTCCCAACAATGGGAACGTTTTTGTTCTGATTAGTCGATCGCAGGACGGACTGAACTCTGTTGCTTTTTGTAACCGATGTAATTGCAAGATGTCCAATTTGGGAACAGCGACGAATTAAGTTTCCAGGCAGATGTACTTTGGCGATTTTCGAGCAAGGGTAACGGAGAAGCAGTTTATGAACCGAGGTAAGTAAGTCGGATCAACTCGATAAGAATGACACCTTTGCCGTAATCGTTGTGTCAGTTAGCCGCGTATAATTATTTCGAGATAGAGGCGTACACATGAAAGACGTGCAGGTGTTTCTCGTAATCGGCATGAAACATTATATTACAAGTTAATAATCTCATCGATTGACAGGTGGAGTTGTGTCATGATCAGCAATTTCTGGCTTCGTATCTAATTAAGAGATTAATAGTGGGTCAGTTTTGATTGGTGATCAAAATTTAAACCGCATCCATGACCAAGCCTGTAATACTGCctgcgtgaaatttttttttttttatcgatataaaaCGCGGACCGAGATATTCTCggagaaattatgaaaaattcccCAAACTTGATACAGCTGGATTTGTCAGAATTTTCAACACTCTGATTGAATTGTTGAAACGACGCGAATCGGGTGGCACGCGAGTCGAAGGCGTTCGTGCAAACACGAAATGGAAAAAGGCGACAGAAACATGAGACCGGAGAAGTGTACGGGCATGGATATTAGGTATGGGGACGCGATTGAGGGACGTTTAGAAAAGCAGAGGTGTGCGAACGATGAAACGGAGCATCGTGTCGCGACGAATGTTTCAGTCCAAAGGCCCGAGTCACGAAGGGATTGAGCACTGCACGAAACAGACAGCCGGTTGCGTGTCGGAAACCAGAAAACTGATGAATATCATCTAATAACTAATACACCACCCGGTGCCTTGTGATTTATCGTGAAAGACGGAACGAGGAACGAGAATCGCACGTAaagagcgagaaagagagtgaaGGAACGTAAGGAAAAATTGCGTAATGGGGGAAACGATCGTCGGGGGGGATTCGCCATGGccatgaatttttatcaaactcGAATTTGCgctgttgaataaaattgagacCTCGAGAACGATCGCGCATTGAATTTTTACACGATTCGAATCCCTTGGCGAATCAGAGACTCGCCGAAAGATTTTCTGCCGAAATAAGGTCAGGGTGAAAGATTTTTCACACACGCTTCTCCTGATCTTAGTTAATGGAAATCGCGAGTACaacgatattgaaatttacaaacCATTGAGCAGCAGCAAGGACTCCAGAAAGAAGATGAGGAACACCGAGACGTGAGAACGCAGCCACATATTGAGATTATCGGGCCACGAGGCGCTCCAGATTCACCGGCTGGAATGGGTTCGGGTGATCAACTAATTCTTATGTTCTACTGCCCGCAGATAAGCGTATATCAAACCGATTTATTATCACA contains:
- the LOC124308086 gene encoding prion-like-(Q/N-rich) domain-bearing protein 25 isoform X2, which gives rise to MGSVSSTSSDSDLESSLLSRVSTWDCSSDTDCTISNSSCVDGYCECAGGYMYNANMTSCILVATAYGDSCTEILQCSTYLLTGGVCEDSVCTCGDGYHYIHGRCYASSGLGEACEADVNCYVNADNEATSCVDGVCVCSDGFYQREYRTCRRGGYSEGDECAVDIDCQFENGVCNSSYVCTYDTTVNTTTTRLDVEGRVTRSLGRVDENATVGTECVSNDNCSTLANSKCGAAGTCICNRAYFASSDLSTCVPEIGEECSDDDDVTITNSLCRNGTWSCGYSTVTSLTQRICRKTTKVYNYSCLWDEQCYIFGPDASCQSKRCLCDEGSHWVEEELFCWVNKGIGESCQADEDCYVEDLDVELSCSNSVCTCPNGTSANSDNTLCKSDNAELGDVCEEDSDCTAANSACVDLVCTCPDYYYEVDEACATGINATCSSDSDCSVANSTCTDDLVCACGDDFVSDESTSCLPVATYGESCESDIQCSTTLSNTYCAVVTSTTDAVETNTTSCDCESDYHYSYGACYLKSAIGDSCSTLADCYVETGSEYVVCRSGVCACTWDATASSTTACVISTSDAASFFLSTWLGLILLSVKICLV
- the LOC124308086 gene encoding prion-like-(Q/N-rich) domain-bearing protein 25 isoform X1, producing the protein MWLRSHVSVFLIFFLESLLLLNGSVSSTSSDSDLESSLLSRVSTWDCSSDTDCTISNSSCVDGYCECAGGYMYNANMTSCILVATAYGDSCTEILQCSTYLLTGGVCEDSVCTCGDGYHYIHGRCYASSGLGEACEADVNCYVNADNEATSCVDGVCVCSDGFYQREYRTCRRGGYSEGDECAVDIDCQFENGVCNSSYVCTYDTTVNTTTTRLDVEGRVTRSLGRVDENATVGTECVSNDNCSTLANSKCGAAGTCICNRAYFASSDLSTCVPEIGEECSDDDDVTITNSLCRNGTWSCGYSTVTSLTQRICRKTTKVYNYSCLWDEQCYIFGPDASCQSKRCLCDEGSHWVEEELFCWVNKGIGESCQADEDCYVEDLDVELSCSNSVCTCPNGTSANSDNTLCKSDNAELGDVCEEDSDCTAANSACVDLVCTCPDYYYEVDEACATGINATCSSDSDCSVANSTCTDDLVCACGDDFVSDESTSCLPVATYGESCESDIQCSTTLSNTYCAVVTSTTDAVETNTTSCDCESDYHYSYGACYLKSAIGDSCSTLADCYVETGSEYVVCRSGVCACTWDATASSTTACVISTSDAASFFLSTWLGLILLSVKICLV